One part of the Vanessa cardui chromosome 2, ilVanCard2.1, whole genome shotgun sequence genome encodes these proteins:
- the LOC124538821 gene encoding protein ALP1-like: MDTHQKRAVALYLLHRRIKKRRPKRFWIHPLIAERNRYGLFVTLINELKKDEEKFFNYFRMSISSYLELKKKTETALQKQHTNMRDPISPEEMLAVTLRYLASGTSMHDLHYIFRIGHTTISAIIRTTCEKLWEVLMSECFPVITTELLEEISQKFYKYANFPHCVGAIDGKHIRITKPDNSASIYYNYKDFFSFVLMAVVDADYCFVFVDIGAPGSNADSTIFKNTTFCNALNSNSIKLPNEKILPGSTLPPVPYVFVADEAFGLHQHIMRPYGGQFLSVQKRVFNYRLSRARRYVECAFGILSNKWRILNRALDVSIPLSINIVKACCILHNFVRKRDGHHIREEDFTHNLESIQTPPSIRSGRQANNIRDIFQQYFMSDSGALSWQLSKI, encoded by the exons ATGGATACACACCAGAAACGAGCTGTTGCGTTATATTTACTTCacagaagaattaaaaaaagaaggccTAAAAGATTCTGGATACATCCACTAATTGCGGAAAGAAATCGTTATGGATTATTTGTTACTCTTATTAATGAGTTAAAGAAGGATGAGGAgaagttctttaattatttccgaATGTCCATAAGTAGTTATttagaacttaaaaaaaaaacagaaactgcTCTTCAAAAACAACATACTAATATGCGAGATCCCATATCACCAGAGGAAATGTTGGCAGTCACATTAAG ataccTAGCAAGTGGGACTTCAATGCACGATTTGCACTACATATTCAGAATTGGGCACACAACTATATCAGCAATTATAAGAACGACATGTGAAAAATTATGGGAGGTGTTAATGTCTGAATGTTTTCCGGTAATCACTACAGAACTTTTAGAAGAAATCAgccaaaaattttacaagtacGCAAATTTTCCCCACTGTGTCGGAGCAATAGACGGCAAACATATAAGAATAACTAAACCAGATAACAGTGCTTCAATTTACTACaattataaggattttttttcatttgtattaatgGCCGTAGTTGATGCGGATTACTGCTTCGTTTTTGTAGACATTGGAGCCCCGGGAAGTAATGCTGATtcaaccatttttaaaaatactactttTTGCAATGCGCTTAATAGCAATTCTATCAAACTAcctaatgaaaaaatactaccCGGATCTACTTTGCCACCTGTCCCGTATGTATTCGTAGCCGATGAGGCATTTGGTTTGCATCAACACATTATGAGACCTTATGGTGGTCAATTTTTGAGTGTACAAAAAAGGGTATTTAATTATCGCCTATCGAGAGCACGAAGATACGTAGAATGTGCATTTGgcattttatcaaacaaatggCGAATTTTAAATCGTGCATTGGATGTATCAATAcctttatcaattaatattgtgaAGGCATGTTGCATACTTCACAATTTTGTACGAAAACGAGACGGCCATCACATTAGAGAAGAAGATTTTACTCATAATCTTGAGAGTATACAAACACCTCCATCAATACGCAGTGGAAGACAAGCCAACAACATAAGagatatttttcaacaatattttatgagtgaCAGCGGAGCTTTAAGCTGGcaattgtcaaaaatttaa